A region from the Nonlabens sp. YIK11 genome encodes:
- the tsf gene encoding translation elongation factor Ts, with protein MAKITAAEVGKLRNTTGAGMMDCKKALVEADGDFDKAIDILRKKGQKVAAKRADRDSSEGVVVAKINDDNTRGILLSLNCETDFVAKNDSYVELADKIAEIALDKNSKEEVLAADFDGMTVEEKLIEQTGVIGEKLEIGGFEVFEAPYVGAYVHGGKIGALTGLSTESENKEEVAKSVSMQVASMGATTLSYKDFDPEFVKSETEARIAAIEKDNIERGRLGKNLINVPLFISRSQLTDAAIADAKANFEQELKAEGKPEAIWDKIIPGKIERFISDNVTLDKELALLDQNFIMDDKKTVAEYVDSKNADVVGFKRVSLA; from the coding sequence ATGGCAAAAATAACCGCCGCTGAAGTAGGTAAACTAAGAAACACTACCGGTGCTGGTATGATGGACTGTAAAAAGGCCCTTGTAGAAGCAGATGGTGATTTTGATAAAGCAATTGACATCCTTAGAAAAAAAGGACAAAAAGTTGCTGCAAAGAGAGCAGACCGCGATTCATCTGAAGGTGTGGTTGTAGCAAAAATCAATGATGACAATACAAGAGGTATTTTACTTTCCTTGAATTGTGAGACTGACTTTGTTGCAAAAAATGACTCTTATGTAGAGCTTGCTGATAAAATTGCAGAAATCGCTTTGGACAAAAACTCTAAAGAAGAAGTTCTTGCAGCAGACTTTGATGGGATGACCGTTGAAGAAAAGTTGATCGAGCAAACTGGTGTCATAGGTGAAAAACTAGAAATAGGAGGCTTTGAAGTTTTTGAAGCACCTTATGTTGGAGCTTATGTTCATGGTGGCAAGATTGGTGCATTAACCGGTCTTTCGACAGAGAGCGAAAACAAGGAAGAAGTTGCAAAATCTGTAAGCATGCAAGTAGCTTCCATGGGAGCAACTACATTGTCTTATAAAGATTTTGATCCAGAATTCGTTAAGTCTGAAACTGAAGCTCGTATCGCTGCGATCGAAAAAGATAATATTGAAAGAGGTCGTCTAGGTAAGAACTTGATCAATGTACCATTGTTCATCTCTAGATCTCAATTGACTGACGCTGCTATCGCAGATGCCAAAGCTAATTTTGAGCAAGAATTGAAAGCAGAAGGGAAACCAGAAGCGATCTGGGACAAAATTATTCCAGGTAAAATTGAGCGATTCATTTCTGACAACGTTACTCTTGATAAGGAGTTGGCTCTTTTGGACCAGAACTTCATCATGGATGACAAGAAAACAGTTGCAGAATATGTTGATTCTAAAAATGCAGATGTAGTAGGCTTCAAGAGAGTTTCTCTAGCTTAA